Genomic window (Leucoraja erinacea ecotype New England chromosome 22, Leri_hhj_1, whole genome shotgun sequence):
tctagcgctccctaactttatgtactataattgggcggtaaatattaaaaatatgattcacctgctggacaactctgcccagcaggtggactggattataatggagagagaggactgcgctcctggagcgactctcctctcatcaacgaatttgaataacaaacattataataaaaatccaatgatatatagtacaattagaacttggaaacaaataaaacagaacttaaaattaagaaatctatctctgctaatgccaatagccaataacccttcgtttaaaccctcagttatagataaatcatttacacaatgggaaagaacgggaatcaaaacgctcggagacttgtatgaattagggaaattattaccatttcaccAATTACAACTggaatataacttgaaaaataatcaatattttaaatatcttcaaatccgtgattatctgaaaaaatatacaaaggaCTATTacaatatgcccccagacttattagatgaagccatgaagataaaggctgaatcagtaaatctaatatcatatttatataatattatattgaatatagaaatacctacaacagataatattagaagagactgggaacaagaattagctataaaaatttcaaaagagagctgggataaacacttattacatgtgcataaatgctcgatcaacgtacgacatactctaatccaatataaaacattacatagactatattattcaaaaactaaaataaataaacttttccccaatgtctcacccatttgtgataaatgtcagttacaagaagctaacatagcgcactattttgctttctgtataaaaatccaaaaattctggaacaaaatatttgaaatcttcacaaaattatttaaaacaaaactactacccaaagtggaatggatcatttttgtaatatcagaaggtaacccagaattaaatatgtttcaaaagaatttacttaattatgggctaataatcggaaaaaaagcttatacttaaattttggaaaaatgctccaatacctacaacaaaaatgtggatttcaaacatgtttgaaacattacacttggaagagatgagactcctcctagcaggcaaagcagatcacttccaaaagacgtggtctgcatttatggaactattacaagcataaggtgcaataataagttataacataaaggctaccaagacctggaaacggggtataaaataaatttttagtaaaaaacacggttggtatatccttttttgcggagttttgtgttacaatagagcgattgatttttctttctcctttttttttttttccttttctttctagggtcttatttcttttctttacttccttctctaattctttccctaaggggttctcttttcccaacactttcctgcaccttcacgattcttgcttactttccttacttcttttatttctatcttttttaaagctcaaaaaatgaaagtggtacaacataatgtaataagatatatgcgatgtattaatgtgatttactgtactgctaataaaaaaaataaataaaaaaataaaaaagaaattaACCAAGACCAGAAATGGGATTTGTCCGATTCCCTGTTATTCAGGGTCGttccacacctcacacttgcccgaTTACTGACagactttcccctctctctccaccagggagatgagtgttttttgttttaaactgtaCCGATTGTTGGCTGTAAAATGTTAAAGTTCTTGGGGCAAAAGTGAGCAGCCTCGATTTTTGCGgggtagttaaggtacagtgcctCGAAAGCCACCAGTGCAACATCCTGCTTTATCTGTTGTTTCtctttctctggtgctctgtgtTGTTTAACTCTGTCACTGCTGGATTCATTACTACTCTTCCTCTTCTGCCTTAAGCCCTCTCCCttctttttcctcagattagattagattagatttgtttattgtcattcagacctttcggtctgaacaaaattttgtttccctgcagacatacatataattaaaaaatgacaaacacacaatcaacacaaatttaacatccaccacagtgagttcatctcagtcctaaaagatttccccattatccttaaacagtgaccccttttaggactgagatgaggaaaacatttttcacacagagagcagtgaatctctggaattctctgccacagatggtagttgaggccagttcattggctatatttaagagggagttagatgtggccgttgtggctaaagggatcagggggtatggagagaaggcaggtacaggatactgagttggatgatcagccatgatcatattgaatggcggtgcaggctcgaagggccgaatggcctactcctgcacctatttcctatgtttctatatgtctaTATTGTCCAACCATattctatttaaaaatatatattcattatATAATCTTTACATTTTCCTGGATCCAAATAACACATATGCTAGATCCAAATAACACATATGCTGTACCGAAGCTGCCACATTACTCTTATCCAGAGCCTATCCCATTATTTGGCTCAATATCGGCaatatccggaagtggcggcgctgtgaaacggctgcggctcgcctgtctgtctgtttttacttttttgtgttttttttgtcttgttcagttaaacctTTGGTTATTGGgtggtatgtgtgggggggtgaaccagggctttctgtctctcccttcgggggaatgcgactttcttgtcgtatcccccttctcttcccccgtctgagctgaggcctaatggcggagctggcggcctacaacctgcgaccgacctcgaggatccggaggtagagccagccaggacttaccagcgcgaggctggccgtctttgaGCTGCGGCAGCGTTCGgccagcggcacgactcggcgctccagtgagggtggacggcgcggggctgagacactcctgtgagggtggcccggctcccggctggaaggcgctcccgtgtgggcggcccagtgcggggctggaaggcgctcccgtgtgggcggctctactcccggctggaaggcgctcccgtgggggcggcccagtGCGGgactgagacgctcccgtgggggcggcccggtgcagcgctgagacgctcccgtgagggcggcccggtgcggggcggagacggtgctccggtggctgaggcggagGCGACCTGAAtacggggctcggccgcgggccagtggatgatattgtcgggagctcgcgggtcacaggttgatgcctgttttctggagctcccgtggcaacaactgcgtccgctggactggagggcggcagcttcgaccacccccgggccgcggagcttgaaccacaggactgacttaccatcgcccggtgtggtatcacctcagcgcagagggagaagaggagggaagagacagcaaccctaagacttttgcctccatcacagtgaggaggtgcttggtgaactcactgtggtggatgttaatttgtgtttattgtgtgttgtttattattacatgtatggctgcaggcaatgacatttcgttcagaccgaaaggtctgaatgacaaataaaggattcaattaaattcaagccgggcaaaatggctcgccgtttaggttgccggcggcactttgggtggtcaatggcacccgagcaaccgctaatttcgagccctctATTAGACGCAAGGTACCggcatggatagaagatttaACAGTGACCCAATCCATTTCCCTCTATTAACATTCTCCTCCAGCTGCATAGCCATTCACCTTCTCCTTTGACCATATGTGGTTGTTCCAGTTGAGTTTCAGGTCAATGAATAAATGTTGATATTATAAcaatggtaatgccattgaatgttgaGTGGATAGTTAGATTCACTCATTTTAGAGATGGTCAGCTTATTAATATGATCAGCTTAGTTAATGGTCTCtataatattgggaaagttaatgtTCCTTCAATATGTTTGTTGTGTGAATGCTTCTGTGCCTGTTTACATGGAGGTCGGCGGGAAGAGGGAGAGCGGAGAGAGCGGACACTGCCCGCCCGGAAACTCCACACCCCACCCGGAGACTCTGCCCGAGCCACTGGACCAATGGCGACATGTTGGCCCACGCCATCATCGCCTCAGGTTTTTTTCTGAAGACATCCGCCCCCATCATCACATGTTTGGTGCCGATAAGCAGGCGTTTCCATGCCAACAGTCAGACCCAGGCaccggtgccccccccccccttcatgagGAAGGTGTGCTTTGGTCACATTCCAGAGGAATTCTTCCACTTCCTTTATCCAAAAACTGGAGTTACAGGCCTGTATATGTTCGGCACTGGGCTGCTGACTTACCTCCTGTCAAAGGAGATTTACGTAATTAACCAGGAGACATTTTCTTCCATCTCCATCTGCATTCTTATCCTCTACATCTACGGTATTAAGAAATTTGGGAAGGATGTGGGAAAATTTGCGGACAAAGTACAAACTGCCCAAGAAGTGAAGAAGCTTTGCTCTAACCGCCTGGTAGACACTATTGAGCAGGAGAACAATGAGCAGTGGAGAATAGACGGTCGCCATCACCTCTTCGATGCCAAGCAGAATAACGATGCGATGATGTTGGAAACCAACTACCACGACGCCTGCACATGGTGCACGATGCAGTGAAGAAGCAGCTGGACTGCCAGGTGAGCCTGCAGCTACTAGAGCATAGGCTTGCACAGGAACACATGGTCAACTGGGTGGAGAAGAATGTGATCCACAGTATCACTCCACAGCAGAAGAAGAAGTGCATT
Coding sequences:
- the LOC129707863 gene encoding LOW QUALITY PROTEIN: ATP synthase F(0) complex subunit B1, mitochondrial-like (The sequence of the model RefSeq protein was modified relative to this genomic sequence to represent the inferred CDS: inserted 1 base in 1 codon), coding for MLLCLFTWRSAGRGRAERADTARPETPHPTRRLCPSHWTNGDMLAHAIIASGFFLKTSAPIITCLVPISRRFHANSQTQAPVPPPPFMRKVCFGHIPEEFFHFLYPKTGVTGLYMFGTGLLTYLLSKEIYVINQETFSSISICILILYIYGIKKFGKDVGKFADKVQTAQEVKKLCSNRLVDTIEQENNEQWRIDGRHHLFDAKQNNDAMMLETNYXRRLHMVHDAVKKQLDCQVSLQLLEHRLAQEHMVNWVEKNVIHSITPQQKKKCIAKCIADLKVLSKSAPAIA